In Sphingobium amiense, a genomic segment contains:
- a CDS encoding Dps family protein codes for MTAPDLKTPTDLKSNQTKTVAEALNGALADSYALYLKTKNFHWHVSGPHFRDYHLMFDEQATEILGVTDLIAERVRKTGNTTLRSISDISRHQTIKDNDADFVSPADMLKELRDDNLALVETFRAVKAAATEAGDNATEGIVDDWTDQAEQRAWFLFEAARGA; via the coding sequence ATGACCGCGCCTGACCTCAAGACGCCCACCGACCTCAAGAGCAACCAGACGAAGACCGTCGCGGAGGCGCTGAACGGCGCGCTGGCGGACAGCTACGCGCTCTACCTCAAGACCAAGAATTTCCACTGGCACGTCTCCGGCCCGCATTTCCGCGACTATCATCTGATGTTCGACGAGCAGGCGACGGAGATTCTCGGCGTTACCGACCTCATCGCCGAGCGTGTGCGCAAGACCGGCAACACCACGCTCCGTTCGATCAGCGACATTTCGCGGCACCAGACGATCAAGGATAATGACGCCGATTTCGTCAGCCCCGCCGATATGCTGAAGGAACTGCGCGACGACAATCTGGCGCTCGTCGAAACCTTCCGCGCGGTGAAGGCCGCCGCCACGGAGGCGGGCGACAATGCGACCGAAGGCATCGTCGACGACTGGACCGATCAGGCCGAACAGCGCGCCTGGTTCCTCTTCGAAGCCGCGCGCGGGGCTTAA
- a CDS encoding J domain-containing protein, with translation MSTDPFSTRRFNRFHGRVESDRPCAVEGCPEPGEFRAPPAEGARAHQEGPQWRWLCLDHVRAFNQGYNFFTGMSPEEIAAAQRPYAGWERETRAFSSNAHSPPPKWSDFADPLDAIGAKFRERVAKARQANQMRQDGRFLSGEDRRQLAVMGLAIDADRKALRTRYTELLRRYHPDHNGGDRSHESALQAVIEAYGHLRKANAFA, from the coding sequence TTGTCCACCGATCCCTTTTCGACCCGCCGCTTCAACCGCTTCCATGGACGTGTGGAAAGCGACCGGCCGTGCGCGGTGGAGGGATGCCCCGAACCGGGCGAGTTCCGCGCGCCCCCGGCGGAGGGCGCGCGCGCGCATCAGGAGGGGCCTCAATGGCGCTGGCTCTGCCTCGACCATGTGCGGGCGTTCAATCAGGGCTATAATTTCTTCACCGGCATGTCTCCCGAAGAGATCGCCGCGGCCCAGCGTCCCTATGCGGGGTGGGAGCGGGAGACGCGGGCCTTTTCCTCCAACGCGCACAGCCCGCCGCCCAAATGGTCGGACTTCGCCGATCCGCTCGACGCCATCGGCGCGAAGTTCCGCGAGCGGGTGGCCAAGGCGCGCCAGGCGAACCAGATGCGGCAGGACGGCAGGTTCCTTTCGGGCGAGGACCGCAGGCAGCTTGCCGTCATGGGCCTTGCCATCGACGCCGACCGCAAGGCGCTGAGGACACGTTACACCGAATTGCTGCGCCGCTATCACCCCGACCATAATGGCGGCGACCGCAGCCATGAAAGCGCCTTGCAGGCGGTGATCGAGGCCTATGGGCATCTCCGCAAGGCGAACGCTTTCGCTTAG
- a CDS encoding zinc-ribbon domain-containing protein, translated as MILVCPNCATRYVVPDSAVGANGRQVRCAACKHSWFQEPAVLPERETVAEMAAAPVAAPPPEPVAPPAPPPPPPPPRVREEEPVAEEIAAAPATADAIEEPAEAARDHRFDDIYAGAPAAADEDDWTFPADPPARPRRNRLKLLTWAAVAFFIVVGGAAGALSYFGPPGWMVSMGLFPEEGDPDLLFYLSKPAERRKLPTGEEYFAFGARIVNSSAQALPVPPVLVQLRDRQNRLVFSWTTKADKMRLKPGEEASINESRIDIPKNAENLSLTFVQ; from the coding sequence ATGATCCTGGTGTGCCCCAATTGCGCGACGCGCTATGTCGTGCCGGACAGCGCCGTCGGCGCGAATGGCCGCCAGGTCCGCTGCGCGGCGTGCAAGCATAGCTGGTTTCAGGAACCGGCGGTGCTGCCCGAACGTGAAACGGTGGCGGAGATGGCGGCAGCGCCCGTCGCCGCGCCGCCGCCCGAGCCGGTGGCTCCGCCAGCACCGCCGCCTCCCCCTCCCCCGCCGCGGGTCCGGGAGGAGGAGCCTGTAGCGGAAGAGATAGCGGCTGCACCAGCGACGGCCGATGCCATCGAAGAACCCGCTGAAGCGGCCCGCGACCATCGGTTCGACGACATTTACGCAGGCGCGCCTGCGGCGGCTGACGAGGATGACTGGACCTTTCCGGCCGACCCGCCGGCGAGACCGCGCCGCAATCGCCTGAAGCTCCTGACCTGGGCGGCGGTGGCCTTCTTCATCGTCGTGGGCGGCGCTGCGGGGGCGCTCAGCTATTTCGGGCCGCCGGGCTGGATGGTGTCGATGGGCCTCTTTCCCGAAGAGGGCGATCCTGACCTGCTCTTTTACCTTTCCAAGCCCGCCGAACGGCGCAAGCTGCCGACCGGGGAGGAATATTTCGCCTTCGGCGCGCGGATCGTGAACAGCAGCGCGCAGGCGCTGCCGGTGCCGCCGGTGCTGGTGCAACTGCGCGACCGGCAGAACCGGCTGGTGTTTAGCTGGACGACGAAGGCGGACAAGATGCGCCTGAAGCCCGGCGAGGAAGCGTCGATCAACGAGAGCCGCATCGACATTCCCAAAAATGCCGAAAATCTGTCGCTGACCTTCGTCCAGTAG
- a CDS encoding BolA family protein, with protein MTTDLKGPVATEIEARLRAALSPDRLAVIDDSEKHRGHAGHDGSGESHFTVDIVSARFTGQSRVARQRLVNAALADLLRDKVHALAIKARAPGEA; from the coding sequence ATGACCACCGACCTCAAAGGCCCAGTTGCCACCGAAATCGAAGCGCGCCTGCGCGCTGCCCTGTCGCCCGACCGCCTCGCCGTCATCGACGACAGCGAAAAGCATCGCGGCCATGCCGGCCATGACGGATCGGGCGAGAGCCACTTCACCGTCGACATCGTGTCCGCCCGCTTCACCGGCCAGAGCCGTGTCGCGCGCCAGCGCCTCGTCAACGCGGCGCTCGCCGACCTGCTGCGCGACAAGGTCCACGCCCTCGCCATCAAGGCCCGCGCACCCGGAGAAGCGTGA
- a CDS encoding TMEM165/GDT1 family protein, producing the protein MDALLLALLGSLLGEIGDKSQLLVLALATRFDRDGPVLAGIAVAAAANAAISAIAGAWIGPMMSADARLLFLALSVVFLGAGMLWRVKAPDPLDSWRIGPFLTSALGLLILGIGDGPQFLTLGIVTRTGDPVLAAIGGAVGVFAALAPVVLLRDRILASRAIGIVRRAGGALLIFAGAILGLSATGLL; encoded by the coding sequence ATGGACGCATTGCTGCTCGCCCTGCTGGGAAGCCTGCTGGGCGAGATCGGCGACAAGAGCCAGTTGCTCGTCCTCGCGCTCGCCACCCGCTTCGACCGTGACGGCCCCGTCCTTGCGGGCATCGCCGTTGCCGCCGCCGCCAATGCCGCCATCTCCGCCATTGCGGGCGCATGGATCGGCCCGATGATGAGCGCCGACGCCCGCCTGCTCTTCCTCGCGCTCTCCGTCGTCTTCCTGGGCGCGGGCATGCTCTGGCGCGTCAAGGCGCCCGATCCGCTCGATAGCTGGCGCATCGGCCCTTTCCTGACGAGCGCGCTCGGCCTCCTCATTCTAGGTATCGGGGACGGGCCGCAGTTTCTGACGCTGGGCATCGTCACGCGCACCGGCGATCCGGTGCTGGCCGCGATCGGCGGCGCTGTCGGCGTCTTCGCCGCGCTCGCCCCGGTCGTCCTGCTGCGCGACCGCATCCTCGCCTCGCGCGCCATCGGCATCGTCCGCCGGGCAGGCGGCGCATTGCTGATCTTCGCCGGAGCGATTCTCGGCCTGTCCGCCACCGGCCTCCTCTGA
- a CDS encoding OsmC family protein yields MIVVERIDPTGGTAHRISIRGHEIVADMSAPDGGDAGADPHDLYDSALGACKAMTMLWYAQRNGIPVEDIHVGVIRDASRERQGVYKLTTRIAVGGPLTDAQREKLIAVAAKCPVHKLMSEVVTEIETVAVPYVGDAERP; encoded by the coding sequence ATGATCGTCGTCGAGCGGATTGATCCGACAGGCGGGACGGCGCACCGGATCAGCATCCGGGGGCATGAGATCGTGGCGGACATGTCCGCGCCCGATGGCGGAGACGCCGGGGCGGACCCGCACGACCTCTACGATTCGGCGCTGGGCGCGTGCAAGGCGATGACGATGCTCTGGTATGCGCAGCGGAACGGCATCCCGGTCGAGGACATCCATGTCGGCGTGATCCGCGACGCCAGCCGGGAGCGGCAGGGCGTCTATAAGCTGACGACGCGCATCGCGGTCGGCGGGCCGCTGACCGATGCGCAGCGCGAGAAGCTGATCGCGGTCGCCGCCAAATGTCCGGTGCACAAGCTGATGAGCGAGGTCGTCACCGAGATCGAGACCGTGGCGGTGCCCTATGTCGGGGATGCGGAACGGCCATGA
- a CDS encoding GreA/GreB family elongation factor translates to MSVAFRRESDDEHMEPKFELPIPPGPNWVTARGLRLTREQVEALEAADLTGVDEETVKKHRRELRYWRTRLATADVRPVPDGEAVAFGTRVTYRLNGREKTVTLVGDDEADPNEGRISFTSPLARAMMDAEPGERVDFGGKSDAVEIVAIEIAGED, encoded by the coding sequence ATGAGCGTCGCCTTTCGTCGCGAGAGCGACGATGAGCATATGGAGCCGAAATTCGAGCTGCCGATCCCGCCCGGTCCGAACTGGGTGACGGCACGGGGCTTGCGGCTGACGCGGGAGCAGGTCGAGGCGCTGGAAGCGGCCGATCTGACCGGCGTCGATGAGGAAACCGTGAAGAAGCACCGGCGCGAATTGCGCTATTGGCGAACCCGGCTGGCGACAGCGGATGTGCGGCCCGTGCCCGATGGCGAGGCGGTCGCGTTCGGGACGCGCGTAACCTATCGGCTGAACGGGCGGGAAAAGACGGTGACGCTGGTCGGCGACGACGAGGCGGACCCGAACGAAGGGCGGATCAGCTTCACATCGCCCCTCGCCCGCGCGATGATGGACGCCGAGCCGGGCGAGCGGGTGGATTTCGGCGGGAAGTCGGATGCGGTGGAGATCGTGGCGATCGAGATAGCGGGCGAGGACTGA
- a CDS encoding pirin family protein — translation MTLDDLILQTVTPTTHDLGDFRVHRSLPVRGRTMVGPFIFFDQAGPAQIGPGQGIDVRPHPHINLATVTYMYEGAFLHRDSLGTQQLIEPGAVNLMTAGRGIVHSERSPEEDRVKASKLSAIQTWLALPDAVEEMDPAFEHVGEGGLPVIEDGGARARVIMGSLWGETSPVTTYAHTIYADIQLLPGGRIAIDASADERALYVSGGDAMLDGAMLTPQTLYVLRPGTAATLSSVDGGRIVLCGGEAFTSPRHVWWNFVSSRPDRLMQAREDWEALRFPLIPGDDQEYIPIPQGRPKTVSYP, via the coding sequence ATGACCCTCGACGACCTCATCCTCCAGACCGTGACGCCCACGACGCACGACCTCGGCGACTTCCGCGTGCACCGCTCGCTGCCGGTCAGGGGGCGCACGATGGTCGGCCCGTTCATCTTCTTCGATCAGGCCGGTCCGGCGCAGATCGGGCCGGGGCAGGGCATCGACGTGCGCCCGCACCCCCACATCAATCTCGCGACCGTCACCTATATGTATGAAGGCGCGTTCCTGCACCGCGACTCCCTCGGCACGCAGCAGTTGATCGAGCCGGGCGCGGTCAACCTGATGACCGCGGGCAGGGGCATCGTCCATTCCGAACGCTCGCCCGAAGAGGATCGCGTCAAGGCGTCGAAACTCTCGGCGATCCAGACCTGGCTCGCGCTGCCCGATGCGGTGGAGGAAATGGACCCGGCGTTCGAGCATGTGGGCGAAGGCGGCCTCCCGGTGATCGAGGATGGCGGCGCGCGGGCGCGGGTCATCATGGGGTCGCTCTGGGGCGAAACCTCGCCCGTCACCACCTATGCCCACACCATCTATGCCGACATCCAGCTTCTGCCCGGCGGCCGTATCGCCATCGACGCATCAGCGGACGAGCGCGCGCTCTACGTCTCGGGCGGCGACGCGATGCTCGACGGCGCGATGCTGACGCCGCAGACTCTCTATGTCCTGCGCCCCGGCACCGCCGCCACGCTGTCGAGCGTCGATGGCGGACGGATCGTGCTGTGCGGCGGCGAAGCCTTCACCTCTCCGCGCCATGTCTGGTGGAATTTCGTGTCGTCGCGGCCCGACCGTCTGATGCAGGCGCGCGAGGACTGGGAAGCGCTGCGCTTCCCGCTCATCCCCGGCGACGATCAGGAATATATCCCGATCCCGCAGGGCCGCCCCAAGACGGTCAGCTACCCTTAA
- the cobS gene encoding cobaltochelatase subunit CobS, whose amino-acid sequence MTDISNVQPDARADTLLDAPDREVDARELFGIDVDMKIPAFSQADERVPDLDPAYVFDPDTTLAILAGFAYNRRVMVQGYHGTGKSSHIEQVAARLKWPCIRINLDAHISRIDLVGRDAIVLKDGQQVTEFREGLLPWSLQRPVALVFDEYDAGRPDVMFVIQRVLETDGKMTLLDQNRVIRPNPHFRLFATANTVGLGDTTGLYHGTQQINQGQMDRWNLVVALNYLPAATEAQVVLAKSGEYDHEGGRKEVENMIKVAELTRQGFINGDISTVMSPRTVISWAQNALIFRNVGFAFRLSFLNKCDEAERALVAEYYQRVFGKDLPESVASRAN is encoded by the coding sequence ATGACCGACATTTCCAACGTCCAGCCCGACGCCCGCGCCGATACGCTGCTCGACGCGCCCGACCGCGAGGTGGACGCGCGGGAGCTGTTCGGCATCGACGTCGACATGAAGATCCCGGCTTTCAGTCAGGCCGACGAGCGCGTGCCGGACCTCGACCCCGCTTATGTGTTCGACCCCGACACCACACTCGCGATTCTGGCCGGCTTCGCCTATAACCGGCGCGTCATGGTGCAGGGCTATCACGGCACCGGCAAGTCGAGCCATATTGAGCAGGTCGCCGCGCGCCTCAAATGGCCGTGCATCCGCATCAACCTCGACGCGCATATCAGCCGCATCGACCTGGTCGGGCGCGACGCCATCGTGCTCAAGGATGGGCAGCAGGTGACGGAATTCCGCGAAGGGCTGCTGCCATGGTCGCTCCAGCGCCCGGTGGCTCTGGTGTTCGACGAATATGATGCGGGCCGCCCCGACGTCATGTTCGTGATCCAGCGCGTGCTGGAAACGGACGGCAAGATGACCTTGCTCGACCAGAACCGGGTGATCCGCCCCAATCCGCATTTCCGCCTGTTCGCCACCGCCAATACGGTGGGTCTGGGCGACACGACCGGCCTCTATCACGGCACGCAGCAGATCAATCAGGGCCAGATGGACCGCTGGAATCTGGTGGTGGCGCTGAACTATCTGCCCGCCGCGACCGAAGCGCAGGTGGTGCTGGCGAAGTCGGGCGAATATGACCATGAGGGCGGCCGCAAGGAAGTCGAGAACATGATCAAGGTCGCCGAACTGACCCGGCAGGGCTTCATCAACGGCGACATTTCGACCGTCATGTCGCCGCGCACGGTGATTAGCTGGGCGCAGAACGCGCTGATCTTCAGGAATGTCGGCTTCGCGTTCCGCCTGTCCTTCCTCAACAAATGCGACGAGGCGGAACGCGCGCTGGTCGCCGAATATTATCAGCGCGTCTTCGGGAAGGACTTGCCTGAGAGCGTGGCGAGCCGGGCGAACTGA
- the cobT gene encoding cobaltochelatase subunit CobT has product MSERSPLDAFKDVLSGAARAIARDAEVEVGFTADTPHAAGKAIKVPTPGRALPADQVALARGFADASALKLRHHDAKVHAASAPGEAVARAVFDAVEQARVEAIGSRSMAGVRDNLNHALDLRLKSDAIRRARAADEVPLSTALALKVRERLTGQAIPKEAAAGVAMVDQWIEDKAGGDLDSLMLAIDDQRAFQKLTTAMLEHLHLIDADVPPDTEEPESEDEGEDQEDQQDEGESGQEEAGDSDMNAEARAEDKGGDTEDGETDYSDEFDTDSEEGADDMGEEGMMPVRPNRPMSDLPPGFDYKAYTTKFDEVVSPEDLCDEDELVRLRGFLDQQLVSLQGAVTKLANRLQRRLMAQQSRSWDFDQEEGLLDAARLARIVIDPTRSLSYKIERDTQFRDTVVTLLIDNSGSMRGRPISIAAISADIMARTLERCGVKTEILGFTTRAWKGGQAREDWLAAGRPPMPGRLNDLRHIVYKKADDPWRRARKNLGLMMREGLLKENIDGEALLWAHARLIARPEERRILMVISDGAPVDDSTLSVNSGTYLERHLRQVIEWIENRSPVQLVAIGIGHDVTRYYRRAVTIMDAEQLGGTMVEQLAGLFDED; this is encoded by the coding sequence ATGAGCGAACGCTCGCCTCTCGACGCGTTCAAGGACGTGCTGTCGGGCGCGGCGCGCGCGATCGCGCGCGATGCCGAGGTGGAGGTGGGCTTCACCGCCGACACGCCCCATGCCGCGGGCAAGGCGATCAAGGTGCCGACGCCGGGTCGGGCGCTGCCCGCCGATCAGGTGGCGCTGGCGCGCGGGTTCGCCGATGCGTCCGCGCTGAAGCTGCGGCACCATGATGCGAAGGTGCATGCCGCCTCCGCGCCGGGCGAGGCGGTGGCGCGCGCGGTGTTCGACGCGGTCGAGCAGGCGCGGGTCGAGGCGATCGGGTCGCGGTCCATGGCGGGAGTGCGCGACAATCTCAATCACGCGCTCGATCTGCGCCTCAAGTCCGACGCGATCCGCCGGGCGCGCGCCGCCGACGAAGTGCCGCTGTCCACGGCGCTGGCATTGAAGGTGCGCGAGCGGCTGACGGGGCAGGCGATCCCCAAGGAAGCGGCGGCGGGCGTCGCGATGGTGGATCAATGGATCGAGGACAAGGCGGGCGGCGATCTCGATTCGCTGATGCTCGCCATCGACGACCAGCGCGCTTTCCAGAAGCTGACGACCGCGATGCTGGAGCATCTCCACCTGATCGACGCCGACGTCCCGCCCGATACCGAGGAGCCGGAGAGCGAGGACGAGGGCGAAGATCAGGAAGACCAGCAGGACGAAGGCGAGAGCGGGCAGGAGGAAGCCGGCGACAGCGACATGAACGCCGAGGCGCGCGCCGAGGACAAGGGCGGCGACACCGAGGACGGCGAAACCGACTATAGCGACGAGTTCGACACCGACAGCGAAGAGGGCGCGGACGATATGGGGGAGGAGGGCATGATGCCCGTCCGGCCCAATCGCCCGATGTCCGACCTGCCGCCCGGCTTCGACTACAAGGCCTATACGACGAAGTTCGACGAGGTGGTCAGCCCGGAGGATCTGTGCGACGAGGATGAGCTGGTGCGGCTGCGCGGCTTCCTCGACCAGCAGCTCGTCAGCCTTCAGGGCGCGGTGACGAAGCTCGCCAACCGGCTCCAGCGCCGGTTGATGGCGCAGCAGTCGCGGTCATGGGATTTCGATCAGGAAGAAGGGCTGCTCGACGCGGCGCGGCTGGCGCGGATCGTGATCGACCCGACGCGGTCGCTTTCCTACAAGATCGAGCGGGACACGCAGTTCCGCGATACGGTGGTGACGCTGCTGATCGACAATAGCGGCTCGATGCGCGGGCGGCCGATCAGCATCGCGGCGATCAGCGCCGACATCATGGCGCGCACGCTGGAGCGGTGCGGCGTCAAGACCGAGATCCTCGGCTTTACCACCCGCGCGTGGAAGGGCGGGCAGGCGCGCGAGGACTGGCTCGCCGCCGGGCGTCCACCGATGCCGGGGCGCCTCAACGACCTGCGCCACATCGTCTACAAGAAGGCGGACGACCCGTGGCGGCGGGCGCGCAAGAATCTGGGCCTCATGATGCGCGAGGGGCTGCTCAAGGAGAATATCGACGGGGAGGCGCTGCTGTGGGCGCACGCGCGGCTGATCGCGCGGCCCGAGGAGCGGCGCATCCTGATGGTCATTTCCGACGGCGCGCCGGTGGACGACAGCACTTTGTCGGTGAACAGCGGCACCTATCTGGAGCGGCATCTGCGGCAGGTGATCGAATGGATCGAGAACCGGTCGCCGGTGCAGCTCGTCGCCATCGGCATCGGCCATGACGTGACCCGCTATTATCGCCGCGCCGTGACCATCATGGACGCCGAACAATTGGGCGGCACGATGGTTGAACAGCTGGCCGGACTGTTCGACGAGGACTGA
- a CDS encoding tyrosine-protein phosphatase, with protein sequence MSERSAVLAEAGVLPLASAFNLRDFGGLETADGQTVRRGILFRSGTMSLLTPEDAEALRALGIRAICDLRRPNERLAEPTGWHGAEVDYYSRDYRETSGVLAEVLRSDDATADDMHAAMVAIYRAIPVDHAESYRAMFGQILAGRLPILINCAAGKDRTGVGVMLILSALGVPREAIVRDYLATNDHADWTWRLGQGETRLSVAFRERRDMVMPLLLADSAYLDALYETLDADHGGVDAYLRDGLGLDDDALSRLRGALIAP encoded by the coding sequence ATGAGCGAACGCAGCGCGGTTCTGGCCGAAGCGGGCGTCCTGCCGCTGGCGAGCGCCTTCAACCTCCGCGACTTCGGCGGGCTGGAGACGGCGGACGGACAGACGGTGCGCCGGGGCATATTGTTCCGGTCGGGCACCATGTCCCTGCTGACGCCGGAGGATGCCGAGGCGCTGCGGGCGCTCGGCATCCGGGCGATCTGCGACCTGCGGCGGCCCAATGAGCGGCTGGCCGAACCGACCGGATGGCATGGGGCGGAGGTCGATTATTACAGCCGCGACTATCGCGAGACGAGCGGCGTGCTGGCCGAGGTGCTGCGGTCGGACGACGCCACGGCCGACGATATGCACGCCGCGATGGTCGCCATCTATCGCGCGATTCCGGTCGATCATGCCGAATCCTATCGCGCCATGTTCGGTCAGATACTGGCGGGGCGGCTGCCGATCCTCATCAACTGCGCGGCGGGCAAGGACCGGACCGGCGTGGGCGTGATGCTGATCCTGTCGGCGCTGGGCGTGCCGCGCGAGGCGATCGTGCGGGATTATCTGGCGACCAACGACCATGCCGACTGGACATGGCGGCTGGGACAGGGCGAGACGCGGCTGAGCGTCGCCTTTCGCGAACGGAGGGACATGGTCATGCCGCTGCTGCTGGCCGACAGCGCCTATCTGGACGCGCTTTACGAGACGCTGGACGCCGATCATGGCGGCGTGGACGCCTATCTGCGCGACGGGCTGGGGCTGGATGACGACGCCCTTTCCCGCCTGCGCGGCGCGCTGATCGCGCCATGA
- the rpmG gene encoding 50S ribosomal protein L33, translating into MAKPATVKIRLVSSADTGFFYVTKKNPRTKTEKLSFRKYDPVVRKHVEFKEAKIK; encoded by the coding sequence ATGGCCAAGCCGGCAACCGTCAAGATCCGCCTCGTCAGCTCGGCTGACACTGGCTTCTTCTACGTGACGAAGAAGAACCCCCGCACCAAGACCGAGAAGCTGAGCTTCCGCAAATACGACCCGGTCGTGCGCAAGCATGTCGAGTTCAAGGAAGCCAAGATCAAGTAA
- a CDS encoding glutathione S-transferase: MSYDFWYWPTIPGRGEFVRLTLEACGIPYRDRAREDGAQAMIADMGLHDTAPAFAPPYLAIDGATVAQTANILFYLAERHDCGPSAMKARTWLAQAQLTIMDIVAEAHDVHHPVGVGLYYEDQKAEALRCAQEFRATRIPKYLGWFERALAAQEGDWLAGGRWSYADLSLFHLIAGLRYAFPQRMATLSGTFPKLSVLHDRVAALPELQDYLSSDRRLPFNEDDIFRHYPELDAP, encoded by the coding sequence ATGAGCTATGATTTCTGGTATTGGCCGACCATCCCCGGCCGCGGCGAGTTCGTCCGCCTGACCCTCGAAGCATGCGGCATCCCCTATCGCGACCGCGCGCGGGAGGACGGGGCGCAGGCGATGATCGCCGACATGGGCCTGCACGATACCGCCCCGGCCTTCGCGCCGCCCTATCTCGCCATCGACGGCGCGACCGTTGCGCAGACCGCGAACATCCTCTTCTACCTCGCCGAACGGCACGACTGCGGCCCGTCCGCGATGAAGGCGCGCACCTGGCTGGCGCAGGCGCAGCTTACGATCATGGACATAGTGGCCGAAGCGCATGACGTGCATCACCCGGTCGGCGTCGGCCTCTATTATGAGGACCAGAAGGCCGAAGCACTGCGCTGCGCGCAGGAATTCCGCGCCACCCGCATCCCCAAATATCTTGGCTGGTTCGAACGGGCGCTGGCGGCGCAGGAGGGCGACTGGCTGGCGGGCGGCCGCTGGAGCTATGCCGACCTCTCGCTCTTCCACCTGATCGCCGGGCTGCGCTACGCCTTCCCGCAGCGCATGGCGACGCTTTCGGGCACATTTCCGAAACTGTCCGTTCTCCACGACAGGGTTGCCGCCCTGCCGGAATTGCAGGACTATCTTTCCAGTGACCGGCGGCTGCCGTTCAATGAAGACGACATATTCCGCCATTATCCCGAACTGGACGCGCCATGA
- the ftsE gene encoding cell division ATP-binding protein FtsE, which produces MSAIVQFENVGLRYGLDSETLSDVSFSLAGGGFYFLTGSSGAGKTSLLKLLYLAQRPSRGVIRLFGEDVVTLPRKRLPGFRRRIGVVFQDFRLVPHLSAYDNIALPLRVAGMEESEVAAPVAEMLDWVGLGDRGEARPATLSGGEQQRVAIARAVIGRPEILVADEPTGNVDADMARRLLTLFEALNRLGTTIVVATHDLPLIAQVEGAQMMRLDKGRLADPTGMLRYPPRPQDRHA; this is translated from the coding sequence ATGTCCGCCATCGTCCAGTTCGAAAATGTGGGGCTGCGCTACGGTCTGGACAGCGAAACCCTCTCCGATGTCAGCTTCTCGCTGGCGGGCGGCGGCTTCTATTTCCTGACCGGATCGTCGGGCGCGGGCAAGACATCGCTGCTGAAACTCCTCTACCTCGCCCAGCGGCCCAGCCGGGGCGTCATCCGCCTGTTCGGCGAGGATGTCGTAACGCTGCCCCGCAAGCGCCTGCCCGGCTTCCGCCGCCGCATCGGCGTCGTCTTTCAGGACTTCCGCCTCGTCCCGCATCTTTCCGCCTATGACAATATCGCCCTGCCGCTGCGGGTAGCCGGCATGGAGGAGAGCGAGGTCGCCGCGCCTGTCGCCGAAATGCTCGACTGGGTGGGCCTTGGAGACCGGGGCGAAGCGCGGCCCGCCACCCTGTCGGGCGGCGAGCAGCAGCGCGTCGCCATCGCCCGCGCGGTGATCGGGCGGCCCGAAATCCTCGTCGCGGACGAACCCACCGGCAATGTCGACGCCGACATGGCGCGCCGCCTCCTGACCCTGTTCGAAGCGCTCAACCGCCTTGGCACCACGATCGTCGTCGCGACCCACGACCTGCCCCTGATCGCACAGGTCGAAGGCGCGCAGATGATGCGGCTCGACAAGGGGCGGCTCGCCGATCCCACCGGCATGCTGCGCTATCCGCCGCGTCCGCAGGACCGGCACGCATGA